GTCGTCGACGTCGGATTCGTCGTCGACGAGCCTGGATGAGGTGACGGTCATTGCAGTGCCTCTGCGATCGGGCCCAAAGCCAGGGCCGGGAAGAATGTCAGTGCCGCAACAAGAACGGCGGTTCCGAGTACCAGTCCGGTGAACAATGGTCCGGTCGTGGGAAGGGTGCCGGGATTCGGAGCGGTGCGTTTGGATGTGGCGAGCGAACCGGCCAGTGCCAATACGAAGATGATCGGAAGGAAGCGTCCGAGCAGCATCGCAATACCCAGGGACGTCTGGAACCAGTCGCTGGTGACGGTCAACCCGCCGAACGCGCTGCCGTTGTTGTTCGAGGCGGAGGCGTAGGCGTAGAGGACCTCGGTGAATCCGTGTATCGACCCTGGCGTACCCGGGTCACCCGAATTGCCCTGGAAGCCGGTGGTGGAGGACAGGATCACGGTGATCGAGGTGCCGATCAGAACCAATGCGGGCATCACCAGTACCGACAGCGCGGCGAGGGTGATCTGGCGCTGCCCGATCTTCTTGCCGAGGTACTCGGGCGTGCGGCCGACGAGGAGTCCACCCACGAACACCGCGATGATCGCGAGCACCAGCAGTCCGTACAGACCGGTTCCGACACCGCCAGGAGCGATTTCGCCGAAGAGCATGTTCAGCAGGACGGCTCCTCCGCCGAGGGGAGACATGCTGTCGTGCGCGGAATTGACTGCGCCGGTGGAAGTTCCCGTTGTCGCAACAGCGAAGAGGGTCGATCCGGGAATGCCGAACCGAACTTCCTTGCCCTCCATCATCGAACCTGCTGCCTGCGCGGCGACGCCGCGAGCACCGGATTCTGCGACTGCAGTGACCGTGAGGAGTGCTGCGAACAGTGCCGCCATGACCGCGAGCAGGGTCAGGCCCTGACGACGATCGCCCACCATCGTCCCGAACGTACGGGTCAGTGCCACCGGGATGAGCAGGATCGAGATGATCTGCACGACGTTGGTCAATGGGGTCGGGTTCTCGAACGGGTGCGCGGAGTTCGCGCCGAGGATCCCGCCACCGTTGGTGCCCAGTTCCTTGATCGCCTCCTGCGATGCGACAGGAGCCAAAGCGTTCGAGACCGACGACCCGTCGAGTCCCGTCGAGGCGAAACCTGTGCTGAAGGACTGAATTACGCCTTGCGTCAGCAGAATCAGTGCGATGACGAAAGACAGCGGTAGCAGGATACGGAGGATTCCGCGGACCAGGTCGACCCAGAAGTTGCCGATCTCACCGCCGGCCCGTACGCGCACGAAACCTCGCACGACGGCGATGGCGACAGCGAGGCCGACTGCGGCAGAAACGAAGTTCTGCACCGCCAAGCCCAAGGGCTGCGTCAGGTTCGACATCGTGGTCTCGGGTGTGTACGACTGCCAGTTGGTGTTGGAGACGAAGGAGATCGCGGTGTTGAACGCGACCGACGGGCTCACTCCCGACAGTCCTCCGTTCAGCGGGAGAACACCCTGAACTCGTTGCAGCGCATAGAGAAAGAGGACACTCGCAGCGGAGAAACCGAGTAGCGAGAGCGCGTATCCGACCCAGGTCTGCTGGGAGCGCGGGTCGATTCGGCAGAGGCGGTAGATGAGCTTTTCGATACGAAGATCTGCCCACACGGTGGTGCCGCCGCGGGTGCGCTGCAGGGTGGCTGTACTCCCTGCGGCACCGAGGCTCTCTGTTCTCGAGTCGACATCATGTTCGGTGGCAAAGACTTTCGCCATGTAGTCACCGAGAGGTACGTACGCGATCGCCAGAACGACGACGACCACGAGGATCTGGAGCGATGCTGCCAGAGCTGCGGTCATGGTCTCAGAACCTCTCCGGGTCGAGCAGTGCCACGAACAAATAGATGACCACCGCGGCGGCGATCACCACGAGTACGACGTTGATGGTTCCGTCGAGCGTCATTTCGCCTTCGCCTTCGTAGTGGCAGTGGTCGCCAACGCCCGCAGGATCAGTGCACACACACCGAACCCCGCGGCCGTGACGAGGAGATAACCCAAATCAGCCATGAACGTTCAAGCCTCTTCGACATAGTGTGGTCCAACGCATCATCAGCGCTGGTCGGAGGCTCTAGAGCTTCCGGTCATCGATATGTTTACGCCGTCGAAATTGGCCCGAAGACGATCCTTACGGATCCTTTACGCCTGGGAATTCAGTCATGACACAAATATGACGCGGCCTTTTAGTCAGCTCTCTCCCAGCAGAGCCGAGCGCTGCTCGGTGACGACCGCGCGGATCGCGTCGACCACTGCCGACACCTCCGGTCGTCGCAGGGTTTCGGTGCGGGTGACGAGCCAGTAGGTCAGTTTCACGGCGATGGCGTCGGGCAGGATTCGGTGAAGGTCGGAGTGACGGTCTGCCATGAAGCACGGCAGCAGTCCGATTCCTGCTGATGCTCGAGTGGCTTCGACGTGGACGAAGACGTTGGTGGAGGTGACCGATTCGCGCATCGTCGGGGTGAAGTTGGGGGCCAGATCGAGATCGTCGACGTGCAGCATCGAGTCGATGAAATAGATGAACGGGTGTGCGGAGAGGTCGGCCGGCACCTGCGGTGTTCCGTGTTCCTTCAGATACGCCTCGGAGGCGTAGAGGCCGAGTAGATAGTCCCCGAGCCGGATGGCCTCCGCGCGATGCACCTGCGGTTGTCCGACGACGATCTCGATGTCCAGGCCCGATCGTTGCTGCGACGCGCGTCTGGTGACCGCGACGATTTCCACGGACACCCGCGGATGAGCGCGCTGCACCCGCGCCGCGGCCGGGGCTGCGATGTAGGCACTGAATCCGTCGGTCGCCGAAATACGGACCACGCCTTCCAGCGCGCCTGCATCGCTCGAGACGAGGGTGCGCAGCGCATCCTCGACAGCCTCGGCGGCGGCCAGCGCCCCGTGGCCCAGTTGCGTCAGCTCCCAGCCGCCGGCTCCACGGGTGAGGACTCGGCCGCCGAGCGTGTCCTCGAGTGCGGCGATGCGTCGGGAAATGGTCGTGTGGTTGATGCCCAGGTCGTCGGCTGCGGAGCTGTAACGACCGGTTCGACTGACGGCGAGCAGCACCAGCAGGTCGTCTGCACTGGGGATCTTCGCGCCACCGCGTGTCATGTGTGCAGTTTTGCAGATCCCACCTGCGTTCATGGCTCTTGCGCCCAGAAACATCTGCACCAATACTCAGAGCAACCCCGCTACATGTGTGGTCTGTCACAGATACGAGCACGCAGTGCCGAGCAACACAGGAGAAGTTATGAGCGTCGATCAGCCGCTGACCGAACGACCCGAACCACCGGATCCCGATGCCACCCCCGCAGGCCTGAAGAAGGTCGTCGGAGCGTCGATGGCAGGCACCATCGTCGAGTGGTACGAGTTCTTTCTCTACGGCACCGCCGCAACGCTGGTGTTCAGCAAGATCTTCTTCGCTGCCGGAACCAGTGAGCTCGACGCGATCCTCGCGGCTTTCGTCACCTACGCCGTCGGCTTCGTCGCTCGACCGTTGGGCGGCATCGTCTTCGGCCACTACGGCGACAAGTACGGCCGAAAGAAGTTGCTGCAGTTCAGCCTCGTCCTCGTCGGCGGAGCCACGTTCCTCATGGGCTGCCTGCCGACGTTCGAGGCGATCGGCTACTGGGCACCGGCATTGCTGGTGACGTTGCGCTTCATTCAGGGCTTCGCCGTCGGCGGCGAATGGGGAGGCGCGGTTCTCCTTGTGGCAGAACACAGCCCGAACAAGTCTCGCGGATTCTGGGCCAGCTGGCCGCAGGCCGGTGTGCCCGCAGGTAACCTGCTCGCCACCGTCGCGCTGCTGGTCCTGACGACCACCCTGTCCGACGAAGCCTTCCTCAGCTGGGGCTGGCGCGTCGCGTTCTGGCTCTCCGCCGTCATCGTTTTCGTCGGCTACTACATCCGCACCAAGGTCTCCGACGCCCCGATCTTCCTCGAGGCACACAAGCAGGCCGAGGTCATCAAGGCCGCGTCGTACGGCGTCTTCGAGGTCGTCAAGCGTTACCCGCGTGGCGTATTCACCGCGATGGGCCTGCGCTTCGGTGAGAACGTCATGTACTACCTCGTCGTCACCTTCTCCATCACGTACCTCAAGGTCGAGGTGGGTACCGACACCAGCACGATCCTGTGGTGGATGCTGATCGCCCACGCTATCCACTTCTGCACGATTCCGTTGGTGGGCAGGCTCGCCGACCGCATCGGTCGTCGTCCGGTGTACTTCGCCGGTGCGCTCACCGCGGCCACGTGGGGCTTCTTCGCGTTCCCCATGATGAACAGTGGACACAACGTCGTCATCCTGCTGGCCATCATCATCGGCCTGATGTTCCACGCCTTCATGTACGCCACGCAGCCCGCCATCATGGCCGAGATGTTCCCGACGCGTATGCGGTACTCCGGTGTGTCCCTGGGCTATCAGGTCACCTCGATCGTCGCCGGTTCGCTGGCCCCGATCATCGCGGTCAAGCTGCTCGACATCTACGGCTCGTCCGTACCGATCGCGGTGTACCTGGCCGTGGCCTGCGCCATCACCGTGGTTGCCGTCGTCGTCGCTCGGGAGACCAAGGGACTCGCGCTCGAAAGCATCGACATCGCCGACGCCAAGAACCTGGCCACCGAGGCCGAGTTGGCGAAGGCCGGTCTGCTCGATCAGAATGCACAGCGGTGACCGACCTGAACGGACGCTCCGCCCTCGTCACCGGGGGAGCGTCCGGCATCGGGGCTGCGTGTGCGCGAGAGCTCGCCGGCCGCGGTGCACGCGTCACCGTCGCCGATGTGAACGACGTTGCCGCAAAGGAATTGGCGTCGGAGATCGGCGGTGAGGTGTGGTCGGTGGATCTGCTCGACACCACCGCGCTGGACGATCTTCGCTTGGACATTGACATCTTGGTCAACAACGCGGGTATCCAAACCGTCGCACCGATAGTCGACTTCGACCCAGGCGCGTTCCGCAGAATCCAGACGCTGATGGTCGAGGCTCCGTTCCTTTTGGTTCGGGCTGCGTTGCCGCACATGTACTCTCGCGGCTTCGGGCGGGTGGTCAACCTGTCATCGGTGCACGGACTGCGGGCCTCGGAATTCAAGGTCGCCTACGTCACCGCCAAGCATGCACTCGAAGGACTGTCGAAAGTGACGGCCCTCGAAGGCGCAGCCCACGGAGTGACGAGCAACTGCGTCAACCCGGGATACGTACGTACGCCATTGGTCGAGAAGCAGATCGCAGACCAGGCCAAGGCACATGGGATTCCCGAGAACGAAGTACTCGAAAAGGTGCTGCTGACGGAGGCTGCCATCAAGCGACTCGTCGAACCGGCCGAAGTCGCCTCACTGGTGGGCTGGTTGACCTCCGAGAACGCGGGCATGGTCACCGGGGCGTCGTACACGATGGACGGTGGTTGGTCGGCTCGTTAGGTTCGGTGCCGCCCGTTCCGCGTCAATGGACCACTGCACACGTCTGAGCGCGTCAATGTGCCATCGACGCGGAATCACGAACTGGGTGGATGGACCCTTGCATACGTCTGACCGGTGCAAGGGTCCATTGACGCGAACGGGGTGGGCGCGCGAACGGGGTGGGCGGGCGAACGGGGTGGGCGCGCGAACGGGGTGGGCACGAACCAGGGCGGGCGATCGGGCCCGCGCGCGAATGGCAACTCCCTCGAACAGCAAGAAGCCCCCGTGACATGTCACGGGGGCTTCTCTGGCGGAGGATAGGGGATTTGAACCCCTGAGGGCGTTAACCCAACCCGCGTTCCAGGCGAGCGCCATAGGCCACTAGGCGAATCCTCCGTGGGGGAGCTTACCCGGTTACCCCCACCATCTCCCAAATCGGGAGGCGCGAAGGGTGGTGATGCGACCACGCCGCGGGGACGGCTACACTTCCTAACGGATCCCGCGCGGCGCGCATCCTGTGAACTCCCCCAGGGCCGGAAGGCAGCAAGGGTCAATGGGCTCTGCCGGGTGCGCGGGGTCCCCTTTATTTCAGTGACATCAACACTGTCCGGGGAACCCAGTCACCGAGAGGCCGCTCCGCATGCCAGCGCAAACCCAGTTGGGTCTGATGAACCATGAGGAGCTCGCCTCCGAGCACGAGCGGCAGAGCGCGAAGTACACGCAGCTCAAGGCCGAGAATCTGAAGCTCGATCTCACCCGCGGCAAGCCGTCACCCGAGCAGCTCGATCTTGCTGCCGATCTGTTGACGCTTCCCGGCGCGGATTTCAAGGACGGCAACGGCACCGATTGCCGCAACTACGGCGGCCTCGCGGGTCTGCCGGAATTGCGTGCCATCTTCGGTGAACTGCTCGGTATCCCGGTGAAGAACTTGCTCGCCGGCAACAATGCGAGCCTCGAGATCATGCAGGACCTGGTGGTCTGGGCTCTGCTGCACGGTCTGCCCGATTCGCCCCGCGCCTGGTCGGCCGAGCCGAACATCAGATTCCTCTGCCCATCACCCGGCTACGACCGGCACTTCGCGATCACCGAGAGCTTCGGCATCGAGATGATCCCGGTTCCGATGGGGCCCGACGGCCCGGACGTGCACGAGATCGCCACTCTGGTGGCGTCGGATCCGCAGATCAAGGGCATGTGGGTGGTGCCGAACTACGCCAATCCCACCGGTGCCGTCTACTCGGAGGAAGTCGTTCGCGCGCTGGCCACCATGCCCGCTGCAGCACCCGACTTCCGTCTGTTCTGGGACAACGCCTACGCGGTGCACCCGCTGACCGAGGAGTTCGCGCCGTCCTACGACGTCATCGGGATGGCAGCCGAGGCAGGTTTCCCCAATCGTGCGTTCGTGTTCGCCTCGACGTCGAAGGTCACGTTCGCCGGTGCGGGCGTCAGCTTCTTCGGCAGTTCCGAGGAGAACCTCGCCTGGTATCAGAAGCACCTCGGCAAGAAGAGCATCGGTCCGGACAAGCTCAACCAGCTTCGCCATCTGCGTTTCTTCGGCGACGCCGATGGGGTGCGGGCTCACATGGCCAAGCATCGCGAGATCCTGAAGCCCAAGTTCGCTCTGGTGCAGCAGATCCTCGAAGATCGGCTCGGTGCGTCGAAGATCGCCTCGTGGACCGAACCCAAGGGCGGTTACTTCATCAGCCTCGACGTGCTCGACGGAACGGCCGCGCGGTCGATCGCGCTGGCCAAGGACGCCGGAATTGCGTTGACAGCCGCCGGCTCGGCCTTCCCGTACGGAAAAGATCCGGAAGACAAGAACATTCGCCTCGCCCCGAGCTTCCCTTCGCTCGGTGAGCTGGAGAAGTCGATGGACGGCGTCGCGACCTGCGTGTTGCTGGCCGCGACGGAGAAACTGCTCGAAAGCTAGTGGTGTGGTTATGTGCCTCAGGGGGCACATAACCACACCACTGCGCTAGCGCACTCAGTGCCCGACGACAACCGCACCTTCGGGAGCCGAGGGCAACGGTCCCTTCTTCAGGAGCGTGGCCGACAGCACTGCACCGAGCAGGAAGATTCCCGACGCCCACCAGAACGTGGTGGTGTAGCTGGCGATCTCGGCATTGGCCTGCAGCAGAGCCGCATCGGTTGCCGTTGCCATGTTGGTGCTGACGTAACTGGTGGCCGCGTTGGCGGCGACGGTGCTGAGCAGCGCCGTGCCGATCGAGCCGCCCACCTGCTGCATCGTGTTCACCGTGGCCGACGCGACGCCGGAGTCGTCCGGGTCGACGCCCGAGATCGCGCCCTGCATGGCCGGTGCCATGGTGGCTCCGAGTCCGAGGCCCATGATGACCAGGCCGGGCAGGATGTGTGTGACGTAGCTGCTGTCGATGTCGATCTGCGTCAGCAGTCCCATTCCGACGGAAGCCACGATCAGGCCGGTCGTCATCAGGATGCGGGGTCCGAAGCGTGGGAGGATCAGTGCCGTGGACAGTGTCGCCGTGAGAATCAGCGACGCGATCATCGGCATGAATGCGAACCCGGTGGTGATGGGTGTGTACTTCAGGGTGTTCTGTAGGTAGTACGTCAGGAACAGGAACACCGCGAACATGCCTGCGCCGGTGACGAATACAGCGAGGAACGATCCCGCACGAGTACGGTTCAGCACGATCCGCAACGGCAGCAACGGGTGCTCGACGCGCATCTGGATGGTCACGAACACCGCGAGCAGGACGACACCTGCGGCGAGGAATCCGAGGGTGACCGAGTTGCCCCAGCCGTCGGACTCGGCGTGGGCGAAGCCGTAGACGATCGAGAACAGCGCGGCCGAGACGGCGATCGTGCCGGGGATGTCGAGCTTAGGTCGGACGTCGACCTTGTGCTTGGCCAGGAACAGGAAGCCGCCGACGAATGCGAGCGCGGCGAAGATCAGGTTGACGTACAGGCTCCAGCGCCAGTTGGCCCATTCGGTGAGCATGCCGCCGAGCAGCAGGCCGAGTGCGCCGCCGCCGCCGGCGATGGCACCGAAGATGCCGAATGCCTTGGCGCGTTCCTTGGTATCGGTGAAGGTGGTGGCCAACAGAGACAGAGCCGCGGGCGCGAGGAGAGCGCCGAAGACGCCCTGACCGGCGCGGGCGGCGACGAGCATGCCGAAGTTGACGGCCGCGCCGCCCACCGCCGACATCAGCGCGAAGCCGACGAGTCCGATGAGGAAGGTGTTGCGTCGTCCGAACAGGTCGCTGAGGCGGCCGCCGAGCAGCAGCAGGCTGCCGAACGCGAGTGCATACGCGGTGACGACCCAGGAGCGGTCGGCGTTGTCGAAGCCCAGGTCGAGCTGGGCGGCGGGGAGTGCGATGTTCACGATGGTCGCGTCGAGCACGACCATGAGCTGGGCCAGTCCGAGCGTCGCGAGAATCAGCCAACGATTCCGATGCGCGCGCTCGTCGACCGGCGAAGTGGTCGACGTGGCGTCGCCCACGTTCTCCGATGAAATGGTGGTCATAGTGTCCTCGGTTCGACTATGCGGAGGTGTACCCTCCGGTTGTAGAGCAAAGGTAGCAGCTAAGTGGAGGAATGTCCTCCGCTTATCGGGTGAAACGGACATCGAATGAGTGTGAGAGCGGACACAGCGGCATCGAAGCCCCTAAGGGCAGATGCCGAACGCAATCGACGTCGCATCGTGGATGCGGCCCGTGAGCTGTTCGCCTCACATGGCATCGACATCACGCTCGACGACGTCGCGGCGCATGCCAAGGTGGGCGTCGGAACCGTCTATCGACGCTTCTCGTGCAAGGAAGAACTGATCGACGGTGTATTCGAGCAGCGACTCGAGGACATGCTCGCAACCGCAAAGCGGGCGCTCGAGGCGAAGGATCCATGGGAAGGGCTGGTGCAGTTCCTGGCCCAGGTCTGTGAGGGAATGTCGGCGGATCGTGGTCTCGGCGACGTCGTCCTGGGCTCGGACGAGGGCTGCCGCGGTATCGCACAGGTTCGCTCGCGCATCGATCCGTTCTTCGAGAAGATCGTCGATCGCGCGCTGGCATCCGGGCAGCTGCGACCGGACGTCGCGGTCAACGACTTCTATCCATTGCTCGGCATGATCGGCGCGAGCGTCGAATTCTCCAGCGCTGTCGACGCCGCCAACTGGCGTCGCTACTTCACCGTGTTGCTCGACGGTCTGCGGGGTGACGGTGTCCCGCGATCGACGCTGCCGGGGCGCCCGTTCACCAGCGAAGAAGTCGACGCGGCCAAAGCCGCGATGCACCGGCGTCGACGCTGATCGTGAGGAATCCAAACTAGCCCTATGCGTTGTGTGACGCATCACGTAAGGTGCGTCACGATAAGTGCTACGCGGGGTAGTGCTCACTTGGTGACAAGTGGTCGACGTTGGGGGTTGTACGTGCGTTCCAAGCGTGTGTTCGGTTCGGCTGTGGCGGTAGCAGCTGTGTTCATCGGGGTGACAGCGCTCGCTCCGGCAGTATCGGCGGCACCCTCGACGGGTTCGACCGTCGAATCCGATTTCTACGTTCCGCCCAGTCCGCTTCCTGCCGGTTCGCCGGGTGACGTCATCCGTTCGGAGCCTTCGCATCTCGCTCTGTCGGTCCCCGGGATTAGCGGCCCGCTGCCCGGTGCCGCGACTCGAATCATGTACCGCAGCACCGACTCCAACGACGCGGCCAATGCCGTCACCGGCACCTACATCGATCCTGCCGCGGAATGGACCGGCCCGGGTCCGCGTCCGCTGGTGGTGCTCGCCCCGGGAACTCAGGGTCAGGGCGATCAGTGCGCGCCGTCGAAGATGCTCAACAACGTCATCACCTACACCCCGCCGCTCGGCTTCATGGTCGAGTACGAGGTCCTCGCTGCGTATTCGCTGCTGTCCCAGGGCTATGGCGTCGTCATCACCGACTACGAGGGCCTCGGCACGCCCGGTGCGCACACGTACGTCAACCGCGCCTCGGAGGCGCACGCCGTGCTGGACGCGGCCCGCGCGGCCCAGAAATTGCAGGGCACCAAGATTTCCGGAGACGGTCCGGTGGCCGCGTACGGCTACTCGCAGGGTGGTGGCGCTGCCGCTGCTGCAGCAGAACTCGCCGGTGAGTACGCACCGGAGATGAACCTCGTCGGCACCTACGCAGGCGCACCGCCGGCAGATCTGAAGGCAACTCTCGAGCAGGTG
The nucleotide sequence above comes from Rhodococcoides fascians A25f. Encoded proteins:
- the kdpA gene encoding potassium-transporting ATPase subunit KdpA — protein: MTAALAASLQILVVVVVLAIAYVPLGDYMAKVFATEHDVDSRTESLGAAGSTATLQRTRGGTTVWADLRIEKLIYRLCRIDPRSQQTWVGYALSLLGFSAASVLFLYALQRVQGVLPLNGGLSGVSPSVAFNTAISFVSNTNWQSYTPETTMSNLTQPLGLAVQNFVSAAVGLAVAIAVVRGFVRVRAGGEIGNFWVDLVRGILRILLPLSFVIALILLTQGVIQSFSTGFASTGLDGSSVSNALAPVASQEAIKELGTNGGGILGANSAHPFENPTPLTNVVQIISILLIPVALTRTFGTMVGDRRQGLTLLAVMAALFAALLTVTAVAESGARGVAAQAAGSMMEGKEVRFGIPGSTLFAVATTGTSTGAVNSAHDSMSPLGGGAVLLNMLFGEIAPGGVGTGLYGLLVLAIIAVFVGGLLVGRTPEYLGKKIGQRQITLAALSVLVMPALVLIGTSITVILSSTTGFQGNSGDPGTPGSIHGFTEVLYAYASASNNNGSAFGGLTVTSDWFQTSLGIAMLLGRFLPIIFVLALAGSLATSKRTAPNPGTLPTTGPLFTGLVLGTAVLVAALTFFPALALGPIAEALQ
- the kdpF gene encoding K(+)-transporting ATPase subunit F, encoding MTLDGTINVVLVVIAAAVVIYLFVALLDPERF
- a CDS encoding LysR family transcriptional regulator; its protein translation is MTRGGAKIPSADDLLVLLAVSRTGRYSSAADDLGINHTTISRRIAALEDTLGGRVLTRGAGGWELTQLGHGALAAAEAVEDALRTLVSSDAGALEGVVRISATDGFSAYIAAPAAARVQRAHPRVSVEIVAVTRRASQQRSGLDIEIVVGQPQVHRAEAIRLGDYLLGLYASEAYLKEHGTPQVPADLSAHPFIYFIDSMLHVDDLDLAPNFTPTMRESVTSTNVFVHVEATRASAGIGLLPCFMADRHSDLHRILPDAIAVKLTYWLVTRTETLRRPEVSAVVDAIRAVVTEQRSALLGES
- a CDS encoding MFS transporter, which codes for MSVDQPLTERPEPPDPDATPAGLKKVVGASMAGTIVEWYEFFLYGTAATLVFSKIFFAAGTSELDAILAAFVTYAVGFVARPLGGIVFGHYGDKYGRKKLLQFSLVLVGGATFLMGCLPTFEAIGYWAPALLVTLRFIQGFAVGGEWGGAVLLVAEHSPNKSRGFWASWPQAGVPAGNLLATVALLVLTTTLSDEAFLSWGWRVAFWLSAVIVFVGYYIRTKVSDAPIFLEAHKQAEVIKAASYGVFEVVKRYPRGVFTAMGLRFGENVMYYLVVTFSITYLKVEVGTDTSTILWWMLIAHAIHFCTIPLVGRLADRIGRRPVYFAGALTAATWGFFAFPMMNSGHNVVILLAIIIGLMFHAFMYATQPAIMAEMFPTRMRYSGVSLGYQVTSIVAGSLAPIIAVKLLDIYGSSVPIAVYLAVACAITVVAVVVARETKGLALESIDIADAKNLATEAELAKAGLLDQNAQR
- a CDS encoding 3-hydroxybutyrate dehydrogenase encodes the protein MTDLNGRSALVTGGASGIGAACARELAGRGARVTVADVNDVAAKELASEIGGEVWSVDLLDTTALDDLRLDIDILVNNAGIQTVAPIVDFDPGAFRRIQTLMVEAPFLLVRAALPHMYSRGFGRVVNLSSVHGLRASEFKVAYVTAKHALEGLSKVTALEGAAHGVTSNCVNPGYVRTPLVEKQIADQAKAHGIPENEVLEKVLLTEAAIKRLVEPAEVASLVGWLTSENAGMVTGASYTMDGGWSAR
- a CDS encoding aminotransferase class I/II-fold pyridoxal phosphate-dependent enzyme, which produces MPAQTQLGLMNHEELASEHERQSAKYTQLKAENLKLDLTRGKPSPEQLDLAADLLTLPGADFKDGNGTDCRNYGGLAGLPELRAIFGELLGIPVKNLLAGNNASLEIMQDLVVWALLHGLPDSPRAWSAEPNIRFLCPSPGYDRHFAITESFGIEMIPVPMGPDGPDVHEIATLVASDPQIKGMWVVPNYANPTGAVYSEEVVRALATMPAAAPDFRLFWDNAYAVHPLTEEFAPSYDVIGMAAEAGFPNRAFVFASTSKVTFAGAGVSFFGSSEENLAWYQKHLGKKSIGPDKLNQLRHLRFFGDADGVRAHMAKHREILKPKFALVQQILEDRLGASKIASWTEPKGGYFISLDVLDGTAARSIALAKDAGIALTAAGSAFPYGKDPEDKNIRLAPSFPSLGELEKSMDGVATCVLLAATEKLLES
- a CDS encoding DHA2 family efflux MFS transporter permease subunit, which translates into the protein MTTISSENVGDATSTTSPVDERAHRNRWLILATLGLAQLMVVLDATIVNIALPAAQLDLGFDNADRSWVVTAYALAFGSLLLLGGRLSDLFGRRNTFLIGLVGFALMSAVGGAAVNFGMLVAARAGQGVFGALLAPAALSLLATTFTDTKERAKAFGIFGAIAGGGGALGLLLGGMLTEWANWRWSLYVNLIFAALAFVGGFLFLAKHKVDVRPKLDIPGTIAVSAALFSIVYGFAHAESDGWGNSVTLGFLAAGVVLLAVFVTIQMRVEHPLLPLRIVLNRTRAGSFLAVFVTGAGMFAVFLFLTYYLQNTLKYTPITTGFAFMPMIASLILTATLSTALILPRFGPRILMTTGLIVASVGMGLLTQIDIDSSYVTHILPGLVIMGLGLGATMAPAMQGAISGVDPDDSGVASATVNTMQQVGGSIGTALLSTVAANAATSYVSTNMATATDAALLQANAEIASYTTTFWWASGIFLLGAVLSATLLKKGPLPSAPEGAVVVGH
- a CDS encoding TetR/AcrR family transcriptional regulator, with translation MSVRADTAASKPLRADAERNRRRIVDAARELFASHGIDITLDDVAAHAKVGVGTVYRRFSCKEELIDGVFEQRLEDMLATAKRALEAKDPWEGLVQFLAQVCEGMSADRGLGDVVLGSDEGCRGIAQVRSRIDPFFEKIVDRALASGQLRPDVAVNDFYPLLGMIGASVEFSSAVDAANWRRYFTVLLDGLRGDGVPRSTLPGRPFTSEEVDAAKAAMHRRRR
- a CDS encoding lipase family protein; this translates as MRSKRVFGSAVAVAAVFIGVTALAPAVSAAPSTGSTVESDFYVPPSPLPAGSPGDVIRSEPSHLALSVPGISGPLPGAATRIMYRSTDSNDAANAVTGTYIDPAAEWTGPGPRPLVVLAPGTQGQGDQCAPSKMLNNVITYTPPLGFMVEYEVLAAYSLLSQGYGVVITDYEGLGTPGAHTYVNRASEAHAVLDAARAAQKLQGTKISGDGPVAAYGYSQGGGAAAAAAELAGEYAPEMNLVGTYAGAPPADLKATLEQVDGTILTGVIGYTLNGLLNSDPGLRPIVDENINDAGKAMLNLVANQCVGETILNVGLHRTNEYTKTGEPLSVVLDRLPVAQEILAKNKIGERTPNAPVLIQSGTSDDIVPHGQAVGLAGDWCGKGATVQLSSAQVPAIVPGSGAGHLIPDILGLGEAQNWIKDRFYGVPAPSNC